TGTATCCTTGTCTCCAAAGCGCCGTTACACAACACACAATGGTCCTGATGAGTCAATCTCTCTTTTGCAGATTATCCGTCATTATGATTTTTTTGTGTAGGAGGATCCAGGCGTGAATTTTGCACTTATTCTCTGCCCGCGCTTTCCATGTAATCGTGTCCGTACACGTTGGGCTCTAACTGCACCCCTACAATCTGATCCATAGGCCAACAAACTCCTGGGCCTGTAATGTCGATGTGATGCGTGTACATAGTGATTTGATCCAATTACCGTTGTTCAATTCTTGGCGAACCGTTCCTACGCACCAGTTTGAATAGGTTCGGCGCCAAATATCTCGGCGCCTCTCCCTCTAACCAGCCATGGTGCCAGAAGAGCGCCCTGTTGCCATCGCCAATGGTGACCCTAGTGAAGGCGTTGAAAAGCAGACGATCCATGTTGTTGCACGGCACGTCCGTGCCTACCCAAGGCTTTGGATCGTCTCCCCACTCCTGCCAGAGCCATCGGAGGCGCAAGGCTCTCCCAAACCTGTCCAGGTCCGGCACACCCATACCCCCCCCCCCAACTCCTTGGGCCTGCAACCGTCGGCCAGTTCACCAGACAATGTCCTCCATTGGCGTTCTCCTCTCCTTTCCAAAGTAATGATCTTCTGATTTTATCAATCTTCTTCCTAGCCCACACCGCTACAGGGAACATCATGAGATGGTAAGTAGGCATTGAAGAGAGCACCGTGGTGACTAAAGTTAGCCTGCCTGCTCTGTTCATCATCTTTCCTTTTCAACCTGGCAATTTCTGGTCAATGCGCTCAATGAGTGATTGCACGTGGACCTTCTGTAGTGATCTTGTATGTAGCTGCAGCCCAAGTACTTGCACGGAAAAGATTATCTTGTCCCTGTGAATGAGGCCAAGACATGATCAAAGTCGATATCTTGTCATCTGATTGGGTGGACCATGCTTTTCTCTAGGTTTATGTGCAGGCCCAACACTGTGCCGAATTCATGTAGGATAGTCAGTATACATATATAAACAATAAAATCCCAAACCCTCTCTGCTGTCTGCTCTGTCGGGAATCGGATCGACCAAGAGTCCAAGACATAGATTAGCAGCACtagcgccctgttcgtttgggctagtttgacttataagtcatggctgaaagtactattggctgatttgatgtaagagaaaaatattgttcattggctgataagtcatagcttataagctagatacgagcaagcgaacagccTGTAGCTTGATCATCTGTTCCAACTAGAGCGATCTGAAAAGAGCATCTTTACTTTCTCTTCAATGTCAAACCAAAACTAACAAGAAAGCAGTGTCATACTGCCATTTACGCAAGCATGGAATGTTATTATATTGAGCATGTAGATGGTCATGCTGCATGCATGAACAACTAACACAGTAGATGGTCACTGCCTAGCACTCTTTTGGGAAACCATAAAACATGTACAACTGGTTCCATCTCAAATTCCGTGGCAAAAATAACCCGATGTGAGGCCTAAGCAACATAGAGTTCTGcctacttttttttttctgtcaaaggataaggccttgtttagatcacctccaaattctaagttttttcactctctctccatcacatcaatttttagccgcttgcatggaacattaaatgtaggtaaaaaaataactaattgcacagtttagttggaaatcacgagatgaatcttttgagcttagttggtccacgattggacaatatttaccaaataagacgaaagtgctactattcatcgggttgaaattttttgcaatctaaacatggcctaaaacAGAGTAACACTGCGGTAACTTCTCTCGATGTGTACCCATGCAAGCTATGAACTCTACTGAAGAAACATGAACAATCTTCTTGAGCAGAAGCACTCCAGCTGGAAAACCAAATCAGTCTTTTGCGTCCATGATTCCACCTGATGTAACCTGGAAAACGTGCTATTGGTCAAGGGAAACAAGTTTCATGTAATATCACATTGATAATTTGTATCATCTAACATTCGGTCATGGCAGCTAGCACTTAGCAGGTAAGGTTCGCTATAACACTAGAGTTTGCTATGCAGTTCTAAGCAAGGCAATTTAGCTAGCTAGATTTTAGCAAGCTTTGAAAGTAAGGCAACCATTAACGCAAGCAGTAAACATGGACCACCAAAGCAAAAGGATATAGCTTCTCCTTCAGGAAGGTTAGGAGCATCGAAGATCTTGCAAACACGCTGCTCGCCTTTGCCTTTCCTCAGCATCAATCTGATGGTGGCAGCATGCGCCAACACATGGCCTCCTGCTGGTTTCTTTGGATCGGTTATGAACATGCCGCCACCTGGATCAGCGATCACTGCAACACAAAAAGGGAGACAGCTTAGAATTTGAAGTTCATTGATCTGTAAACTCTTGAAATTGATATATATACAGTGCTAAATAGCAAAGCCCACCTTGGTTGGTGATGTACACTGCAACATTGAACTCCTCGGCAATCTTGGTAAGACGGGACAGCATCTGTGCTAGCTTTTGCTGCAATTCCACAGCAGGTAAACATAAGCAAGCAGACAAAACGACACCCTTCAACATTTTTACGAGGTGCCTACTGCCATTGAAATGAATTGACGGGAATACCTGGCGCTCTGCAAGTTCACCCCTGCCACTGAAATCAACACGGAATAGTGCAATCACAGAATCCACAATCTGTTTCCAGGATGATAGAACTACCACATGAGCACGACTCTGATTATCAAAAATCAATGCACATTACAGTTTCATGCCTACCAGAAGCCTGAAAGGTTCTTCAGCCATCTTGGCAGCAAGGCCCAGGAGTAAGTTGTACTGGTGCTCATAGGTGTATGCACGAGCATATATGATCTATCTAACCAGAAACAGACATAAAATGAAACAGCCAATTTGGTCTATTAGTGGTGAAATGGGCTAATAGAAATGAGAAATGTTAAATGCATGGAATTCATACATTGTCGAGAACAGCATTGGCATCCATCCCAAATCTCTCAGCAATTGGCACAATGCGTTCAGGTCGGCTGAAAACTTCATTAAGGAAACAATTTGGAGATGACAGGAATAAATATAAACTCTTGAGAGAATCAGCTTGACAAATTACTCATGAAATTCCAAAGATACAATGTTCCCTCAGTGTCAATGTAGGCAACCTTCCCATTCCCCCCATGCATGTGGATTGGAAGCTGCATTTTCATCAGTCAGAAATAAGAAAGTAGTTCAGTTGCTTCTTTGTTTCCTCAAATTCTATTGCTTCTATATTTCCATGGTCTAGGTGCTATCTACAAAACTTGATGCGGGGAATGAACCTGAGTGGAGACACATAGTGTATGAGCCAACTGGGTCTTCCCTGACCTGAAAGACAACCAGATGACATATATTTCAAACTAAAAAGCTAGAACTGAACTCAGAAATATCATTACGTTCAAAAAAAGAACTGAACTCAGAAATATAGTTACAAAAG
The sequence above is drawn from the Miscanthus floridulus cultivar M001 chromosome 15, ASM1932011v1, whole genome shotgun sequence genome and encodes:
- the LOC136508439 gene encoding meiotic recombination protein DMC1 homolog B-like; this encodes MAPSRHADEGGQLQLIDADRVEDEEECFESIDKLISQGINAGDVKKLQDAGIYTCNGLMMHTKKNLTGIKGLSEAKVDKICEAAEKLLNQGFMTGNDLLLKRKSVVRITTGSQALDELLGGGIETLCITEAFGEFRSGKTQLAHTLCVSTQLPIHMHGGNGKVAYIDTEGTFRPERIVPIAERFGMDANAVLDNIIYARAYTYEHQYNLLLGLAAKMAEEPFRLLIVDSVIALFRVDFSGRGELAERQQKLAQMLSRLTKIAEEFNVAVYITNQVIADPGGGMFITDPKKPAGGHVLAHAATIRLMLRKGKGEQRVCKIFDAPNLPEGEAISFCFGGPCLLLALMVALLSKLAKI